Proteins encoded together in one Falco peregrinus isolate bFalPer1 chromosome 2, bFalPer1.pri, whole genome shotgun sequence window:
- the LOC129783877 gene encoding inositol 1,4,5-trisphosphate receptor-interacting protein-like 1, with protein MAAAIALILAILAMQPMQKGLHRRDMATDERMRQRKAYLDEQTTRVMQEVDRSWGTFLPALQQWPLWTVAGALVLLVSVCWLVRKMKLASGSHSEQDRKEDDREEEDLHGAHSGVSYMAVPTPPTMHDLPDTCEALKELVGDLLKVCQILCKRSFMPELYPATGEEGARETWSVHGNSITYRLPVFLWPPPGHSFTLEPDTTGQLPEEQPSIRVGLECVCLRQQLLGDTLCFLHHPEDQLPRDQRSPLLHTLCTHSCLDVEKIVCWTQMLVKTAWLLLPESRHCQLTLLPSSQSCRFQLTTASKMDICTEMIFAVWQDSQAEP; from the coding sequence ATGGCTGCGGCAATCGCCCTCATCCTGGCTATACTGGCCATGCAGCCCATGCAGAAGGGCCTTCACCGCAGAGATATGGCCACGGACGAGCGGATGCGGCAGCGTAAGGCGTATCTGGATGAGCAGACGACTCGGGTGATGCAGGAGGTTGACCGGAGCTGGGGCACGTTCCTTCCCGCGTTGCAGCAGTGGCCGCTTTGGACTGTTGCGGGGGCCCTGGTGCTGCTCGTTAGCGTCTGCTGGCTGGTCAGGAAAATGAAGCTTGCCTCTGGCAGCCACAGTgagcaggacagaaaggaggatgacagggaggaggaagaccTCCATGGTGCACACAGCGGTGTCAGCTATATGGCTGTGCCCACCCCACCGACAATGCACGACCTGCCTGACACGTGCGAGGCCCTGAAGGAGCTGGTGGGTGACCTCCTTAAGGTCTGCCAGATACTGTGCAAGAGGAGTTTCATGCCAGAGCTGTACCCAGCCACTGGGGAGGAGGGTGCCCGTGAAACCTGGAGTGTGCACGGGAACAGCATCACCTACCGCCTGCCTGTGTTCCTGTGGCCACCCCCCGGGCACTCTTTCACCCTGGAGCCGGACACCACGGGGCAGCTGCCAGAAGAGCAGCCCAGCATCCGTGTGGGGCTGGAGTGCGTGTGcttgaggcagcagctgctgggagacaCACTGTGCTTTCTCCACCACCCCGAGGACCAGCTGCCGAGGGACCAGAGGTCGCCCCTCCTCCACACCCTCTGCACTCACTCCTGCCTAGACGTGGAGAAAATCGTCTGCTGGACCCAAATGCTAGTAAAAACAGCCTGGCTGCTTTTGCCTGAGTCGCGCCACTGCCAGCTAAcgctgctgccctcctcccagTCCTGCAGGTTCCAGCTGACAACCGCCTCCAAGATGGACATCTGCACTGAAATGATTTTTGCGGTGTGGCAGGACAGCCAGGCTGAGCCTTGA